In Electrophorus electricus isolate fEleEle1 chromosome 1, fEleEle1.pri, whole genome shotgun sequence, a single window of DNA contains:
- the srp72 gene encoding signal recognition particle subunit SRP72 — protein sequence MASGVGSSASLWTEVSRCGQNGDFTRALKAVNKILHENKDDVTALRCKIVCLIQNGGFKEALNVINTHTRSLTSDMIGFEKAYCEYRLNRVESALKTIEGIAEQTDKLKELYGQVLYRLERYSECETVYKDLIRNSQDEYEEERKTNLAAVLAAQSMWENSTPEDLGLTDSTYELCYNAACGLIGRGLLTQAMKKLQEAEELCRRSLSEDTDVTEEDIDAELAVIHSQMACVMQLQGRTEDALALYNQVVKLKPSDVGLLAVTANNIITINKDQNVFDSKKKVKLMNAEGVEYKLAKKQLQAIEFNKALLAMYTNQADQCRKLSSSLQAQNPSHPRPVLIQVAQLCREKQHSKALEQLQRFSEHHPESASGIKLTMAQLYLTQGHVTKACDILRSIEDFKHKQGMVSALVMMYTHEEDIDSAIDVFSQAIHYYQSEQPGSVTHLALVREAADFKLRYGRKKEALTDLEQLWKQNRKDVHTLAQLISAYSLVDQDKAKALSKHLPSPDTMSFNIDVDELENSHDATYIRKRATKVSGETLAKDQGQGDVKKKKKKKKGKMPKNYDPKSTPDPERWLPMRERSYYRGRKKGKKKEQVGRGTQGATSGAAAELDASKMASSPPTSPRPGSGTGSATNVVPPRQQKPAAPAAARKKPPQKKKKGGKGGW from the exons ATGGCGAGTGGTGTGGGGTCTTCAGCGTCGTTGTGGACCGAAGTGAGCCGCTGTGGACAGAATGGCGACTTCACAAGAGCCCTCAAAGCTGTGAATAAAA TTCTTCATGAAAATAAGGACGACGTGACAGCGCTGCGTTGTAAAATTGTATGCCTTATTCAAAACGGAGGGTTCAAAGAAGCGCTGAATgtcataaacactcacaccagGTCACTCACAAG TGATATGATTGGGTTTGAGAAGGCATACTGTGAATATCGGCTTAACAGAGTGGAGAGTGCGCTGAAGACCATTGAAGGAATTgctgaacagacagacaaactcaAAGAGCTCTATGGCCAAGTG CTGTATAGGCTGGAGCGGTacagtgagtgtgagactgTGTATAAGGACCTGATCAGGAATTCCCAGGATGAGTATGAGGAGGAAAGGAAGACTAATCTGGCAGCGGTGCTGGCTGCACAGAGCATGTGGGAGAACTCTACACCT GAGGACCTGGGCCTCACTGACAGCACGTACGAGTTGTGCTACAATGCTGCCTGTGGTCTGATTGGTAGAGGGTTGCTCACTCAGGCCATGAAGAAACTTCAGGAAGCTGAAG AGCTCTGTAGGAGGTCTTTGTCTGAGGACACA gatgtgaCTGAGGAGGATATCGATGCTGAGCTGGCTGTGATCCATTCTCAGATGGCTTGCGTTATGCAGCTTCAAGGCAGGACAGAAGATGCACTGGCCCTCTATAACCAAGTTGTCAAACTTAA ACCATCTGATGTGGGTCTGCTTGCTGTAACTGCCAATAACATCATCACCATCAATAAG GACCAAAATGTGTTTGATTCCAAGAAGAAGGTCAAACTAATGAATGCTGAAGGAGTAGAATACAAACTAGCCAAGAAGCAGCTGCAAGCCATCGAGTTTAACAAAGCTCTGTTAGCAATGTATACAAACCAG GCTGACCAGTGCAGGAAGTTATCATCGAGCTTGCAGGCACAGAACCCTAGTCACCCGCGACCTGTCCTCATCCAGGTGGCCCAGCTctgcagagagaaacagcacagcaaGGCCTTGGAGCAACTGCAG CGCTTTTCAGAACACCACCCAGAGAGTGCATCTGGAATCAAACTGACCATGGCACAACTTTATCTGACTCAag GTCATGTGACTAAAGCATGTGACATTTTGAGGTCCATAGAAGATTTTAAGCACAAACAAGGAATG GTTTCTGCCCTGGTGATGATGTACACACATGAAGAAGACATTGATAGTGCAATTGATGTGTTCAGCCAAGCTATCCACTATTACCAGTCAGAGCAG CCTGGCAGTGTGACCCACCTTGCCCTCGTACGTGAGGCTGCAGATTTTAAGCTTCGCTATGGCAGGAAGAAGGAGGCCCTCACTGACCTGGAGCAGCTGTGGAAGCAGAACCGGAAGGACGTTCACACGTTGGCACAGCTCATCTCTGCATACTCACTTGTGGACCAGGACAAGGCCAAGGC GCTAAGCAAGCACCTCCCCTCCCCGGACACGATGTCCTTTAACATAGACGTAGACGAGCTGGAAAACTCCCACGATGCCACTTACATCAGGAAGAGAGCTACCAAAGTGTCAGGGGAAACTCTGGCCAAGGACCAGGG GCAAGGTGAtgtaaaaaagaagaagaaaaagaaaaagg GTAAAATGCCCAAGAACTATGACCCTAAATCGACTCCTGACCCTGAGCGCTGGCTGCCAATGCGGGAGCGCTCATATTATCGCGGCAGGAAAAAGGGCAAGAAGAAGGAGCAGGTGGGCCGAGGAACTCAAGGAGCAACATCAGGAGCGGCTGCAGAACT CGATGCTAGCAAGATGGCCAGCagcccccccacctccccacgaCCAGGCTCCGGCACTGGCTCCGCCACCAACGTGGTGCCGCCACGGCAACAAAAGCCTGCGGCTCCCGCAGCAGCTCGCAAAAAGCCCccacagaaaaagaagaaaggaggaaAGGGTGGATGGTAG